One Hyla sarda isolate aHylSar1 chromosome 11, aHylSar1.hap1, whole genome shotgun sequence genomic window carries:
- the LOC130295786 gene encoding potassium channel subfamily K member 16-like isoform X2 codes for MSPGLIKNALLAGGFFGYLLAGAMVFQMLEQGAETEVQVKTEQHRLDFLKNYTCLTHDALEHLINVIADAVKHGVNPLLNGTSQKQTNWDLSSSFFFAGTVVTTVGYGTIAPKTAGGQIFCVFYALFGIPLNVIVLSQVGNRLSCCCKGLGKSLHRKGMEKRKAKIVTILFFLVTGVIVFLAIPPLLFMVTEKWTYQEGVYYSFISLSTIGFGDYVVGSGPKGTHPFEGYRALVYFWIIFGLAWLSLLITLLTSLLKNTEKKIEKDLQKIRNHKKEKHNQEMVMEPLTSSGLALNTKEKSMDKS; via the exons ATGTCTCCTGGACTTATTAAAAATGCCCTCTTAGCTGGTGGATTTTTTGGGTACCTGTTGGCAGGTGCCATGGTGTTTCAGATGTTGGAACAAGGTGCGGAGACAGAGGTGCAGGTGAAAACAGAGCAGCACAGGTTGGACTTTctgaagaattacacttgccttacACATGATGCCCTGGAACATCTCATTAAT GTTATTGCAGATGCAGTTAAACATGGGGTAAACCCTTTACTAAATGGAACTTCACAGAAGCAGACAAACTGGGATCTCAGCAGCTCCTTCTTTTTTGCTGGTACTGTGGTAACCACTGTTG gatatgGAACTATTGCACCCAAAACTGCGGGTGGACAGATCTTCTGCGTGTTTTATGCCTTATTTGGAATCCCCTTGAATGTCATTGTTCTTAGCCAGGTTGGCAATAGGCTGTCCTGCTGTTGTAAAGGGCTTGGAAAGAGTCTGCACAGGAAGGGTATGGAAAAG AGAAAGGCAAAAATTGTGACAATATTATTTTTCCTGGTGACTGGAGTTATTGTCTTTTTGGCAATACCACCATTGCTCTTTATGGTGACTGAAAAGTGGACATACCAAGAAGGAGTTTACTACTCCTTCATCTCCTTGAGCACAATCGGCTTTGGTGATTATGTAGTAGGATCTG gaccTAAAGGTACTCACCCATTTGAAGGATACCGGGCCTTGGTGTACTTTTGGATCATATTTGGCCTTGCATGGCTTTCACTACTGATAACCTTATTGACTTCACTTTTGAAAAATAcagaaaagaaaatagaaaaagatCTCCAGAAAATAAGGaatcacaaaaaagaaaaacataaccAAGAAATGGTCATGGAACCACTGACCTCCTCAGGGCTAGCACTAAATACAAAAGAAAAATCAATGGACAAATCTTAG
- the LOC130295786 gene encoding potassium channel subfamily K member 16-like isoform X1, protein MVSFSSHLLSMGSKGLQYHTGEETGIGTCHTQKPSCVSSLLPVRRQKLSGCEEDNLRMSPGLIKNALLAGGFFGYLLAGAMVFQMLEQGAETEVQVKTEQHRLDFLKNYTCLTHDALEHLINVIADAVKHGVNPLLNGTSQKQTNWDLSSSFFFAGTVVTTVGYGTIAPKTAGGQIFCVFYALFGIPLNVIVLSQVGNRLSCCCKGLGKSLHRKGMEKRKAKIVTILFFLVTGVIVFLAIPPLLFMVTEKWTYQEGVYYSFISLSTIGFGDYVVGSGPKGTHPFEGYRALVYFWIIFGLAWLSLLITLLTSLLKNTEKKIEKDLQKIRNHKKEKHNQEMVMEPLTSSGLALNTKEKSMDKS, encoded by the exons ATGGTGTCATTCTCATCTCATTTATTATCCATGGGATCCAAAGGGTTACAGTACCACACAGGGGAGGAGACTGGTATAGGAACATGTCACACACAGAAGCCTTCTTGTGTTTCCAGCTTATTACCAG TCAGAAGACAGAAGCTGAGCGGATGTGAAGAAGACAACTTGAGGATGTCTCCTGGACTTATTAAAAATGCCCTCTTAGCTGGTGGATTTTTTGGGTACCTGTTGGCAGGTGCCATGGTGTTTCAGATGTTGGAACAAGGTGCGGAGACAGAGGTGCAGGTGAAAACAGAGCAGCACAGGTTGGACTTTctgaagaattacacttgccttacACATGATGCCCTGGAACATCTCATTAAT GTTATTGCAGATGCAGTTAAACATGGGGTAAACCCTTTACTAAATGGAACTTCACAGAAGCAGACAAACTGGGATCTCAGCAGCTCCTTCTTTTTTGCTGGTACTGTGGTAACCACTGTTG gatatgGAACTATTGCACCCAAAACTGCGGGTGGACAGATCTTCTGCGTGTTTTATGCCTTATTTGGAATCCCCTTGAATGTCATTGTTCTTAGCCAGGTTGGCAATAGGCTGTCCTGCTGTTGTAAAGGGCTTGGAAAGAGTCTGCACAGGAAGGGTATGGAAAAG AGAAAGGCAAAAATTGTGACAATATTATTTTTCCTGGTGACTGGAGTTATTGTCTTTTTGGCAATACCACCATTGCTCTTTATGGTGACTGAAAAGTGGACATACCAAGAAGGAGTTTACTACTCCTTCATCTCCTTGAGCACAATCGGCTTTGGTGATTATGTAGTAGGATCTG gaccTAAAGGTACTCACCCATTTGAAGGATACCGGGCCTTGGTGTACTTTTGGATCATATTTGGCCTTGCATGGCTTTCACTACTGATAACCTTATTGACTTCACTTTTGAAAAATAcagaaaagaaaatagaaaaagatCTCCAGAAAATAAGGaatcacaaaaaagaaaaacataaccAAGAAATGGTCATGGAACCACTGACCTCCTCAGGGCTAGCACTAAATACAAAAGAAAAATCAATGGACAAATCTTAG